A stretch of Kyrpidia spormannii DNA encodes these proteins:
- a CDS encoding ATP-binding cassette domain-containing protein produces the protein MKGITKRYTGTKVLDDVSFDLYPSEVHCLAGENGAEKSTLMKILSGVSTKRTPVSCWLKGA, from the coding sequence GTGAAGGGCATCACCAAACGGTATACCGGCACAAAGGTTTTAGACGATGTTTCTTTTGACCTCTATCCCTCGGAAGTGCACTGTTTGGCGGGAGAAAACGGGGCAGAAAAATCGACCCTGATGAAGATTTTGTCAGGGGTGTCTACTAAGCGGACTCCGGTGAGTTGTTGGTTGAAGGGGGCCTAA
- a CDS encoding substrate-binding domain-containing protein: MAIIEGGVGQDPTIERNAGVQEAIKPYPNIKIVATQSVDWTRKGGCKVMEGYIQKYPTGFLQGVFCASDEMMMGALEALQAAHLTDLNGWFFSGDGQLEGLQMVLQGVAIADTQNSPFHGGPALQAAIAITQGMKLNGASIMRDNQTLTNITSE, translated from the coding sequence TTGGCCATCATCGAAGGCGGGGTTGGACAGGATCCGACGATCGAGCGCAACGCAGGGGTTCAGGAGGCGATCAAACCTTACCCAAACATCAAAATTGTCGCCACCCAATCCGTGGATTGGACCCGTAAGGGAGGCTGCAAAGTGATGGAGGGATATATTCAGAAATATCCGACCGGATTCCTTCAGGGAGTTTTCTGTGCCAGTGATGAAATGATGATGGGTGCCCTGGAAGCGTTGCAGGCTGCACATCTCACCGATCTAAACGGCTGGTTTTTTAGCGGAGATGGCCAGCTCGAAGGGTTGCAAATGGTTCTCCAAGGCGTCGCTATCGCCGATACCCAGAATTCTCCGTTCCATGGGGGTCCCGCTCTCCAGGCGGCCATCGCCATCACTCAAGGTATGAAATTGAATGGAGCATCGATCATGCGAGACAATCAGACCCTTACCAACATAACATCTGAATAA
- a CDS encoding amidase: MTNEELLSLDIDGLATLIRLRELSPVEVTETVLGRIAELDPVLNVFIAVTAESALAAARRLEAELRSGKYRGPLHGVPIALKDIFTVKGEVITAGSKILAEWRADEDATVVKRLKEAGAVLVGRTNLHEFAMGATTENPHYGPTRNPWDPRRIPGGSSGGSAAAVAAGMGYGALGTDTGGSIRLPAALCGIVGLKPTYGRVSRKGLLPLSWSLDHVGPMTRTVKDAAYLLEVLAGADDGDPSCSRRPVEPYGALVEPMGDRPLKGVRLGVVREYFFEDLDDEIRRAVDRALAVSEDLGAEIVEVTVPWIDEAAVAQRAISQVEGFAVHERWFRSQPELYGEDVRIRLEIGEKIPGYQYVQAQRIRRMFQKAFLKVFDRCDAVVAPTNARPPCGIGEVGPEETVNNIFRLGRTPLFNLLGFPVLSVPCGKTSEGLPVGLQWVGRPFGEASLLGFAHAYEQATPWHREFAPRAVTPECLYDSLGDR; this comes from the coding sequence GTGACGAATGAAGAACTGCTTTCCCTCGATATCGACGGCCTGGCGACGCTGATTCGCCTGCGCGAACTGTCGCCGGTGGAAGTGACTGAGACGGTGCTCGGGCGGATTGCCGAACTGGATCCCGTTCTCAATGTCTTCATCGCGGTGACGGCGGAGTCGGCACTGGCCGCGGCCCGGCGGCTGGAGGCGGAGCTTAGGTCCGGGAAGTATCGCGGCCCGCTCCACGGGGTTCCCATCGCCCTAAAAGATATTTTTACCGTAAAAGGCGAGGTGATCACGGCGGGTTCGAAAATTCTTGCCGAGTGGCGGGCGGATGAAGACGCCACGGTGGTGAAGCGGTTGAAGGAGGCCGGTGCGGTCCTGGTGGGTCGGACAAATTTGCACGAGTTCGCAATGGGGGCGACCACCGAGAACCCGCACTATGGGCCCACACGCAATCCGTGGGATCCCCGGAGGATCCCGGGGGGATCCAGCGGCGGGTCGGCGGCGGCGGTGGCGGCCGGCATGGGTTATGGGGCCTTGGGCACCGATACCGGAGGGTCGATTCGGCTTCCGGCCGCCCTGTGCGGCATTGTGGGGTTGAAGCCGACATACGGGCGGGTCAGCCGGAAGGGGCTACTGCCTCTCAGTTGGTCGCTGGATCACGTGGGACCCATGACACGGACGGTCAAAGATGCGGCGTATTTATTGGAAGTGCTGGCCGGGGCCGACGACGGGGATCCCAGTTGTTCTCGTCGGCCGGTGGAGCCTTACGGGGCGCTGGTCGAGCCGATGGGGGACCGGCCGCTCAAGGGAGTGCGCCTGGGCGTTGTCCGGGAGTATTTTTTCGAAGATCTCGACGACGAGATCCGCCGGGCGGTGGATCGGGCGTTGGCCGTGAGCGAAGATCTCGGGGCTGAGATCGTCGAGGTAACCGTGCCCTGGATCGATGAGGCGGCGGTGGCCCAGCGAGCGATTTCCCAGGTAGAGGGGTTCGCTGTCCACGAAAGGTGGTTCCGCAGTCAGCCGGAGTTGTACGGCGAGGATGTGCGGATTCGTCTGGAAATCGGCGAAAAGATTCCCGGATATCAATACGTTCAGGCCCAGAGGATCCGGCGGATGTTTCAGAAGGCGTTTTTGAAGGTGTTCGACCGGTGCGACGCCGTGGTGGCGCCCACCAATGCCAGGCCGCCGTGTGGGATCGGGGAAGTCGGACCTGAAGAGACGGTGAATAATATTTTTCGCCTGGGGAGAACACCGCTGTTCAATCTTCTGGGGTTCCCGGTTCTTTCCGTCCCCTGTGGAAAGACCTCAGAGGGGTTGCCCGTGGGGCTGCAATGGGTGGGACGGCCGTTCGGGGAGGCGTCGTTGCTGGGGTTTGCCCACGCATATGAACAGGCCACTCCCTGGCATCGGGAATTTGCGCCCCGGGCAGTGACTCCCGAGTGCCTGTACGATAGCCTCGGCGATCGATGA
- a CDS encoding M20 family metallo-hydrolase codes for MKIQLKEYLVRSERFLASVRDLASIGATAGGGVHRLALSPDDIRARKQMVEWMEEAGLTVSVDDMGNLYGLRPGRNPGPPILFGSHVDTVPFGGRFDGAYGVLAGLEVMRVLHEHGVETEHPLGLAIFTNEEGARFQPAMMGSSVAVGKWPVEEAYAVRDQEGIAFGDALQASGFLGERRNRISRPLCYVELHIEQGPVLEAAGKTIGIVQGIVAQSWHEVVLEGEANHAGTTPPSRRRDPLVAAARWIAYVHEMAESSEGALLVTCGRIAAEPGAVNVIPRKVAFTVDLRSADEVRLRKAEEQMFAWGDDLCRRAGVEKAVRRLHWAPYTPFASGIRELIRESCLRRGYTFLEMPSGAGHDAQHLAGVCETGMIFVPSREGKSHCEEEFSADGDLVKGAQVLLDTVLGLDRTR; via the coding sequence ATGAAAATTCAGTTAAAGGAGTACTTGGTCAGATCGGAGCGCTTCCTGGCGTCGGTGCGGGATCTGGCGTCCATCGGGGCCACGGCGGGAGGCGGGGTGCACCGGTTGGCCCTCAGTCCCGACGACATTCGAGCCCGTAAACAGATGGTGGAGTGGATGGAAGAGGCCGGGCTGACGGTCTCCGTGGATGATATGGGAAACCTCTATGGTTTGCGGCCGGGACGCAACCCGGGACCGCCCATTCTATTCGGGTCTCACGTGGATACGGTGCCTTTTGGCGGTCGATTCGACGGAGCTTACGGGGTGCTGGCCGGCCTGGAGGTGATGCGGGTGCTCCATGAACACGGGGTGGAGACCGAGCATCCGTTGGGTCTGGCGATTTTCACGAATGAGGAGGGAGCCCGATTCCAGCCCGCCATGATGGGCTCTTCGGTGGCCGTGGGAAAATGGCCTGTGGAAGAGGCCTACGCGGTGAGGGATCAGGAAGGGATCGCGTTCGGCGACGCGCTGCAGGCCAGCGGGTTTCTGGGTGAGCGGCGCAACCGGATTTCCCGGCCGCTGTGTTATGTCGAACTGCACATTGAGCAGGGGCCGGTGCTTGAGGCGGCGGGCAAAACCATTGGAATCGTACAAGGGATTGTTGCCCAGTCCTGGCACGAAGTGGTCCTGGAGGGGGAGGCCAACCATGCCGGTACCACACCCCCGAGCCGGCGGCGCGATCCATTGGTCGCCGCGGCTCGGTGGATCGCTTACGTCCACGAAATGGCTGAGTCTTCGGAGGGCGCCCTGTTGGTCACGTGCGGCCGGATTGCCGCGGAGCCCGGGGCGGTGAACGTTATTCCCCGAAAAGTCGCGTTCACCGTGGATTTGCGAAGTGCGGACGAGGTACGGCTGCGGAAGGCGGAGGAGCAAATGTTTGCCTGGGGAGATGACCTGTGCCGAAGGGCGGGGGTGGAGAAGGCGGTTCGTCGCCTCCATTGGGCGCCGTACACGCCTTTTGCGTCTGGGATCCGGGAACTGATCCGCGAATCCTGTTTGCGGCGCGGGTATACATTTTTGGAGATGCCCAGCGGCGCCGGTCACGATGCCCAGCACCTGGCCGGCGTCTGTGAAACGGGGATGATTTTCGTACCCAGTCGGGAAGGCAAGAGCCACTGCGAAGAGGAATTCAGTGCGGACGGGGATTTGGTGAAGGGAGCCCAGGTACTGCTGGACACGGTCCTCGGGCTGGATCGCACGAGATAG
- a CDS encoding ATP-binding cassette domain-containing protein: MTRTEESILTVRALCKTFRVGGLGRNKTEIRAVDGVSFDVAAGESLGLIGESGSGKSTLGRLIAGLLQPDSGEIVFRGKPAWDGAGARTHRRVIQIVFQDSGSAFNPRLPINRQILEPFVRHHRGVSLSEARARVARLLEVVGLTPGHGERYPHELSGGQRQRAALARALAVEPELLVLDEPVSALDVSVRAQIVQLLVELRETYGLTYLFIAHNLDVVAQLCHRVAVMYRGKIVELAEAESLYRQPTHPYSRMLLSSVLTVDGDLGHVYREAAGVRG; this comes from the coding sequence ATGACTCGCACGGAAGAGAGCATCCTGACGGTGCGTGCACTGTGTAAGACTTTTCGGGTCGGCGGCCTGGGGAGAAACAAGACAGAAATTCGTGCGGTGGACGGGGTCAGTTTCGATGTGGCAGCGGGGGAGAGCCTTGGACTGATCGGCGAGTCGGGATCGGGCAAGAGCACCCTGGGACGGCTGATCGCAGGGCTGCTTCAGCCCGACAGCGGGGAGATTGTCTTTCGGGGAAAGCCGGCCTGGGATGGGGCGGGGGCGCGAACCCATCGCCGTGTGATCCAAATCGTGTTTCAGGACTCGGGGTCCGCGTTCAATCCCCGCCTGCCCATCAATCGGCAGATTCTGGAACCGTTTGTTCGCCACCATCGGGGGGTGTCTCTGAGCGAAGCCCGGGCCCGGGTGGCACGCCTGTTGGAGGTGGTGGGACTGACTCCGGGGCACGGTGAACGGTACCCCCACGAACTGTCGGGGGGCCAACGCCAGCGGGCCGCTCTGGCCCGGGCGTTGGCGGTGGAACCGGAGTTGTTGGTGCTGGATGAGCCGGTCTCCGCCCTGGATGTGTCCGTGCGGGCGCAGATTGTCCAGTTGTTGGTGGAACTTCGAGAAACCTACGGGCTCACCTACTTGTTCATCGCTCACAACCTGGACGTGGTGGCCCAGTTGTGCCACCGGGTGGCGGTGATGTACCGTGGGAAAATCGTGGAATTGGCCGAGGCGGAATCGTTGTATCGTCAACCGACCCACCCGTACAGCCGGATGCTGCTCAGTTCGGTGCTCACCGTGGATGGCGATCTGGGCCATGTGTATCGGGAGGCGGCCGGTGTCCGGGGATAG
- a CDS encoding ABC transporter ATP-binding protein, with the protein MGGALLDVRNLTTRIRTPQGSVSVVREVSITLHPGEIYALVGESGSGKSMTVQSVIRMVPRRLLDGHFGKVVFEGTDLLRLSEKQMRTIRGGGIAMVFQSAMTVLDPCYLVGTQLTEVLKKYGLRGEEAQQRIHMLLTQVGISDPEAVCRAYPHQLSGGLRQRVVIAMALAGNPRLLIADEPTSALDPTVQLQVLDLFQEINRRLGTAILLITHDFGVVARVARRVGVMYKGEIVEEGDVAEVIHRPSHPYTRALLGSVPDLSWVFRGEPRPAAGETRRPARSESSSMTGCPYLSACPESGWRCKRMSPPMIEVSAHHHVKCWKRREEA; encoded by the coding sequence ATGGGAGGTGCGCTGCTTGATGTTCGGAATCTCACGACCCGGATCCGCACGCCCCAAGGGTCGGTTTCGGTGGTCCGCGAGGTATCGATAACGCTGCATCCCGGGGAGATCTACGCCCTGGTGGGCGAATCGGGTTCGGGAAAATCCATGACGGTTCAGTCGGTCATCCGGATGGTCCCCCGCCGATTGCTGGATGGACATTTCGGCAAGGTGGTGTTCGAGGGCACCGATCTGTTGCGCCTGTCCGAAAAACAGATGCGGACAATTCGCGGCGGAGGTATCGCCATGGTCTTTCAAAGTGCCATGACTGTGCTGGACCCTTGTTACCTCGTCGGCACACAGTTGACCGAAGTGTTGAAAAAATATGGGCTGCGGGGGGAGGAAGCGCAGCAGCGGATTCACATGTTGCTCACCCAAGTGGGCATTTCCGATCCGGAGGCCGTGTGTCGGGCGTACCCTCACCAATTGAGCGGGGGTCTTCGCCAGCGCGTGGTGATCGCCATGGCTCTGGCCGGGAATCCGAGACTGCTCATTGCCGATGAGCCCACCTCGGCGTTGGATCCCACCGTCCAACTTCAGGTGCTGGATCTGTTTCAAGAGATCAATCGGCGCCTCGGAACCGCCATTCTGCTCATCACCCATGATTTTGGGGTGGTGGCCCGGGTGGCCCGGCGGGTGGGGGTCATGTATAAGGGGGAGATCGTGGAGGAAGGCGACGTGGCGGAGGTGATCCATCGGCCGAGCCACCCCTACACCCGGGCACTGCTCGGCAGCGTTCCCGATTTGTCCTGGGTGTTTCGCGGCGAGCCCCGTCCGGCGGCCGGCGAGACGAGGCGGCCGGCCCGATCGGAATCCTCGAGTATGACCGGGTGTCCTTACCTTTCCGCATGTCCTGAATCGGGATGGCGGTGCAAGCGCATGTCGCCCCCGATGATCGAGGTATCTGCTCACCATCATGTAAAATGCTGGAAACGGAGGGAAGAAGCATGA
- a CDS encoding ABC transporter permease → MKTGELRRAAAAFIRDPAAMFGLGVLVITVAAALGAPWISPYDPLVGDGAHRLAPPGTPGHVLGLDDQGRDILSRLIWGSRTSLLAAVVPVVAAAAVSLVLGIVAGYAGGWVGTLLMRLVDVFFAFPAVLLAIAVAAVLGPGLLNVMIAMTVVRIPYMMRVVYTDTLQEKRKEYVESAAALGARPWEIMFRHLLPNVFPSLLVYAATLTGVSVVTAAGLSFIGLGVQPPAADWGRMASEGSTLLMQGDPFLTLFPGLAILLVSLAFSFVGDGLRDALDPRQRSLVVKRRRGDSAPSEASVREEVGA, encoded by the coding sequence ATGAAAACCGGCGAGCTGCGGCGAGCGGCGGCGGCATTTATACGCGACCCGGCAGCGATGTTCGGCCTCGGGGTGTTGGTGATCACCGTGGCGGCGGCCCTGGGTGCACCCTGGATCTCTCCCTACGACCCGTTGGTGGGAGACGGCGCCCACCGGTTGGCGCCGCCCGGGACGCCGGGCCACGTGCTCGGCCTCGATGACCAGGGCCGAGACATCCTCAGTCGGCTGATCTGGGGATCCCGGACGTCCCTGCTGGCGGCTGTGGTTCCGGTGGTCGCGGCGGCGGCGGTGAGCCTGGTGCTGGGCATTGTGGCCGGGTATGCAGGCGGATGGGTCGGGACCCTGCTGATGCGGTTGGTGGACGTTTTCTTCGCCTTTCCCGCAGTGCTCCTGGCCATTGCCGTCGCCGCGGTCCTGGGGCCGGGGCTTCTGAATGTGATGATCGCGATGACGGTGGTGCGGATTCCCTACATGATGCGGGTGGTGTACACGGATACGCTGCAGGAGAAACGCAAAGAGTACGTGGAATCGGCGGCGGCCCTGGGCGCCCGGCCCTGGGAGATCATGTTTCGCCACCTGCTGCCCAATGTGTTTCCGTCCTTATTGGTCTATGCCGCCACTTTGACTGGTGTGTCGGTGGTGACGGCGGCGGGGCTCAGTTTCATCGGGCTCGGAGTCCAACCGCCCGCCGCCGACTGGGGCCGCATGGCGTCGGAGGGCAGCACTTTGCTCATGCAGGGGGATCCGTTTCTCACCTTGTTTCCCGGGTTGGCGATCCTGTTGGTTTCCCTGGCGTTCAGCTTTGTGGGAGATGGGCTGAGAGACGCGTTGGATCCCCGTCAGCGGTCGCTGGTCGTGAAGCGCCGCCGCGGCGATTCGGCGCCCTCGGAAGCCTCGGTTCGAGAGGAGGTTGGAGCGTGA
- a CDS encoding ABC transporter permease, whose amino-acid sequence MRRYLLIRFLSVPPVLFGVTVICFLLMHLIPGDPVQTILGSEATPEAVAALRSQLALDRPLYEQYLRWLGNLLSGRWGMSYSLHVPISELLFPKLANTLILAGASLVFCVVVGVSLGTLAGLRSRSWFDRITMAAAQVAASMPVFWVGLLLMWVFAIQLGWLPTGGMHDLRSSGGIGDLLVHLVLPAVATALVSTAVIARLTRSVVADILEQDFVRYYRSLGIEGWSLTVRHVLRNALPPILNMIGLQVGYLIGGSLFSEVVFNWPGLGRQMYTAISAKDYPMVQAGIFVIAVMVVLINFAVDTANIMLNPRQRTAVS is encoded by the coding sequence GTGCGGCGCTATCTGCTTATTCGATTTCTGTCGGTTCCGCCGGTGCTGTTTGGGGTGACGGTGATCTGTTTTCTCTTGATGCACCTGATCCCCGGGGACCCGGTGCAAACGATCCTGGGTTCCGAAGCCACGCCCGAGGCCGTCGCCGCTCTGCGGAGCCAATTGGCCCTGGATCGCCCGCTGTATGAACAGTATCTGCGGTGGCTGGGAAATCTGCTGAGCGGGCGCTGGGGGATGTCCTATTCGTTGCACGTGCCGATCTCCGAACTGCTCTTTCCCAAGTTGGCGAACACGCTCATCCTGGCCGGGGCCAGCCTCGTTTTCTGTGTGGTTGTGGGTGTGTCCCTGGGGACCTTGGCGGGGCTCAGATCCCGGTCCTGGTTTGACCGGATCACCATGGCGGCGGCCCAGGTGGCGGCCAGCATGCCGGTGTTTTGGGTCGGACTGCTGCTCATGTGGGTGTTCGCCATTCAGCTCGGATGGCTGCCCACCGGCGGGATGCACGATCTTCGCAGTTCCGGGGGGATCGGCGATCTGCTGGTTCACCTGGTGCTGCCGGCGGTGGCCACGGCGCTGGTTTCCACCGCGGTGATCGCCAGACTCACCCGGAGTGTGGTGGCGGACATTCTCGAGCAGGATTTTGTGCGGTACTACCGGTCTTTGGGTATCGAAGGATGGTCGCTGACCGTGCGTCACGTACTGCGCAACGCTCTGCCTCCGATTCTGAACATGATCGGCCTGCAGGTCGGTTACCTCATCGGCGGGTCCCTTTTTAGCGAAGTGGTGTTCAACTGGCCGGGGTTGGGTCGACAGATGTATACGGCGATTTCGGCCAAGGACTATCCCATGGTGCAAGCGGGGATCTTTGTGATCGCCGTGATGGTGGTATTGATCAATTTTGCAGTGGACACCGCCAACATCATGTTGAATCCCAGACAGCGCACCGCCGTGTCGTAA
- a CDS encoding ABC transporter substrate-binding protein, which produces MFTSGAFHRLAGRKNVTVILGVLMLIAVAVSGCASKGANAPAETGQGTPVSGGALIIGMESEADQLDPHRGVGWVTMRINNQIYEPLVAEDLSKPSDVRSVPDLVPALATSWKVSDDGLVYTFTLRKNVTFHDGTPFDASAVIFNIRRLTDKSFQYYDKIGASKTFRTWLYYESAKEIDPSTVEIRLKKPFPDFLRVLAQINSLQIVSPAAIQKYGNDGLGDHPVGTGPFRFDSRVRGQSITLVRNDNYWGPKPYLDKVIFRPLPDPASRVLALQNHEVDIIAVPPPDALDKLKSQGFQVVSGRPPHVWYLAFNFQNQYMKSKDVRQAINYAIDREGLAKDLLKGTVQPAYTIQSPANIAYDPSKKWYLYDPEKAKQLLAKAGYPNGFETTLMTSVDGSGQLLPVPMAEWIQRNLAAVGIRVKLDTREWISYLSGYTNGMPPEVGMNQMSSGRTTPYFLAMIAHSKFKAPGGFNSGQYVNPQLDDVMDRAATARTQEESVALWKQAEKIVMEDAAFAPIVNDTAPYVLAPQVHGFIVPAEEWYNLSTVWLTK; this is translated from the coding sequence GTGTTCACATCCGGGGCCTTTCACCGGCTCGCCGGTCGGAAAAATGTGACGGTGATTCTGGGCGTTTTGATGCTGATTGCGGTGGCGGTATCCGGCTGCGCGTCCAAAGGAGCCAATGCCCCGGCCGAAACGGGTCAAGGGACTCCGGTGTCGGGAGGTGCGCTGATTATCGGCATGGAGTCCGAAGCGGACCAGTTGGATCCCCACCGCGGGGTGGGATGGGTGACCATGCGAATCAACAACCAAATTTATGAACCGTTGGTGGCGGAAGATTTATCGAAACCGTCCGACGTCCGCTCCGTTCCAGACTTGGTGCCGGCTCTGGCGACATCGTGGAAAGTGTCCGACGATGGTTTGGTATATACCTTCACCCTGCGCAAAAACGTCACCTTTCATGATGGAACGCCCTTTGACGCCTCGGCGGTGATCTTCAACATTCGCCGCTTAACGGACAAGTCGTTCCAGTACTACGACAAGATCGGCGCGTCGAAGACTTTTCGAACCTGGTTGTACTACGAGTCCGCCAAGGAGATTGACCCCTCCACCGTGGAGATCCGCTTGAAAAAACCGTTCCCGGATTTTCTGCGGGTGCTGGCCCAGATCAATTCGCTCCAGATTGTGAGCCCGGCGGCGATTCAAAAATACGGCAATGACGGCCTGGGCGACCATCCGGTGGGGACGGGTCCGTTCCGTTTCGACAGCCGTGTCCGGGGCCAGAGCATCACCTTGGTGCGCAACGACAACTACTGGGGGCCGAAACCTTATCTCGACAAGGTGATTTTCCGCCCGTTGCCGGATCCGGCCTCCCGCGTCCTGGCCCTGCAGAACCACGAGGTGGACATCATCGCCGTACCGCCGCCGGACGCCCTGGACAAACTCAAGTCCCAAGGATTTCAGGTGGTGTCCGGCCGTCCGCCCCACGTGTGGTACCTGGCGTTCAATTTTCAAAATCAATACATGAAATCGAAGGACGTGCGTCAGGCGATTAACTACGCCATTGACCGCGAGGGCTTGGCCAAAGATCTCTTGAAAGGGACGGTGCAGCCCGCCTACACGATTCAGTCGCCGGCCAATATCGCGTACGATCCCTCGAAGAAATGGTACCTGTACGATCCCGAGAAGGCGAAGCAACTGCTCGCCAAGGCCGGGTATCCCAATGGATTCGAAACAACCCTCATGACATCGGTGGACGGCTCCGGCCAATTGTTGCCTGTGCCCATGGCCGAGTGGATCCAGCGCAATCTCGCTGCAGTGGGCATTCGCGTGAAGCTCGACACCCGGGAGTGGATCAGCTATCTCAGCGGGTACACGAACGGCATGCCGCCCGAGGTGGGCATGAACCAGATGTCCTCCGGACGCACCACGCCGTATTTTCTGGCCATGATCGCCCACTCGAAATTTAAGGCACCGGGCGGGTTCAACTCCGGCCAGTACGTGAATCCGCAACTGGATGACGTCATGGACCGGGCGGCCACGGCCCGTACCCAGGAGGAGTCGGTCGCGCTTTGGAAACAGGCCGAAAAAATTGTGATGGAAGATGCCGCCTTTGCCCCGATTGTGAACGATACGGCGCCTTATGTCCTGGCGCCTCAGGTGCACGGATTCATCGTTCCGGCCGAGGAATGGTACAATTTGTCAACCGTGTGGCTCACCAAATAA
- a CDS encoding AMP-binding protein, producing the protein METYTYDVRMFKETFEYGFTYINGFMRNVHRFAHRPAVTCPLRNRTWTYAELNREVNRLAHALLGDEIGKNDVVMYQLLNSFEFVLSYLAPQKIGAINCPINYRLSPGETAFIIDDSQPAVFIYGAEIRETAEQALALARHKPKRIVMVDLNGDQQAPEAHVPFAEYVNNQPEDNPPIERPSHIYDETTRLYTSGTTGTPKGVINSLEVCKHL; encoded by the coding sequence ATGGAAACCTATACCTATGACGTGCGGATGTTCAAGGAGACCTTTGAGTACGGGTTCACGTACATCAACGGCTTCATGCGAAACGTGCACCGGTTCGCCCATCGTCCAGCTGTGACTTGCCCGCTTCGCAACCGGACGTGGACGTATGCCGAACTCAATCGAGAAGTGAATCGGCTTGCCCACGCGCTTTTGGGTGACGAGATTGGCAAGAATGACGTGGTCATGTACCAACTGCTCAACTCCTTTGAGTTCGTGTTGAGCTATTTGGCACCTCAAAAAATCGGGGCCATTAACTGCCCGATCAACTATCGCCTCTCGCCTGGGGAAACGGCGTTTATCATTGACGACAGCCAGCCGGCGGTGTTCATATACGGTGCGGAGATCCGGGAAACGGCGGAGCAAGCGTTGGCACTGGCTCGGCACAAACCGAAACGGATCGTGATGGTCGACCTGAACGGCGATCAGCAAGCGCCGGAAGCTCACGTTCCGTTCGCCGAGTATGTCAACAATCAGCCGGAGGACAATCCGCCCATCGAGCGCCCGTCCCACATCTACGATGAAACCACCCGCCTTTATACCTCCGGGACCACGGGCACCCCCAAGGGGGTGATCAACAGCCTGGAAGTTTGTAAACATCTATAG
- a CDS encoding IS607 family transposase: MKLSDWARQQGISYMTAWRWWKDGKLPVPARQTESGTILVDVPPSRKGGRTVVYARVSSHDQRSDLDRQVSRITQWATERDLVVDEVVTEVGSGINGKRPKLRRILADARVTTIIVEHRDRLARFGVEYLESALAAQGRHIVAVDSGETRADLVRDMIEVLTSFCARLYGRLGARNRALRAVTAAKKDGKES; encoded by the coding sequence ATGAAACTATCCGATTGGGCTAGGCAACAAGGAATCTCCTACATGACCGCTTGGCGTTGGTGGAAGGACGGCAAGCTGCCTGTACCCGCCCGTCAGACCGAATCCGGCACGATCCTGGTGGATGTCCCCCCGAGCCGTAAAGGCGGCCGGACGGTTGTGTATGCCCGGGTGTCCTCTCACGACCAGAGGAGTGACTTGGACAGGCAAGTGTCTCGAATCACCCAGTGGGCAACCGAGCGAGATCTCGTCGTGGACGAGGTGGTAACGGAGGTCGGATCGGGGATAAACGGGAAACGTCCAAAGCTCCGGCGTATTTTGGCGGATGCGCGGGTGACGACCATCATTGTGGAACACCGGGACCGACTGGCGAGGTTTGGCGTGGAGTACCTGGAATCTGCACTGGCTGCTCAGGGCCGTCACATCGTGGCGGTGGATTCCGGGGAGACCCGCGCCGATCTGGTCCGGGACATGATCGAGGTCTTGACATCGTTCTGCGCCCGATTGTACGGCCGACTGGGAGCACGGAATCGGGCTTTGCGGGCTGTGACCGCCGCAAAAAAGGATGGGAAGGAATCATGA